One window from the genome of Desulforamulus ruminis DSM 2154 encodes:
- a CDS encoding MFS transporter, with protein sequence MSEKTISNLAVPAPSTSIFQNRFVQRIMLSAVLLQTGIWVRNFAILLFVMDKTNNDPFAVSLISVVEFAPIFIFSFIGGTFADRWRPKNTMVWCDLLSALSVFVVLLTIIFGKWQAVFFVTLLSAIFSQFSQPSAMKLFKRHLSADQLQTGMAMFQTIMAIFMIIGPVLGTFVYQTFGIHFAIGVMGLMFLLSAGALFFLPPDQTTEKEEQTTDVWQEMLAGFRYVWSNKVLKTVGGTFVISGLAVGVIQPLSIFIVLERLGLPKENVQWLLMANGAAMLIGGGMVMKLAGKMSPQKLLAIGFFASALSVGGIGLSTEFILTVAFEFLNGLFFPCIYTGINTLILQTSEEAFIGRVNGVLSPLFMGAMVIMMSLAGWLKSQFSLLIIFETAALLFLVGMLLLVPIFNASTVRK encoded by the coding sequence ATGAGTGAAAAAACAATATCAAATTTAGCTGTTCCAGCTCCATCCACCAGTATTTTTCAGAATCGATTCGTACAAAGGATTATGCTGTCCGCGGTTCTTCTGCAGACGGGTATATGGGTACGAAATTTTGCCATTCTTTTGTTTGTAATGGATAAAACCAACAATGATCCCTTTGCGGTTTCCCTTATCTCTGTGGTGGAGTTTGCCCCCATTTTCATATTTTCTTTTATCGGCGGAACCTTTGCGGATCGTTGGCGGCCCAAAAACACCATGGTCTGGTGTGATCTGTTAAGTGCGTTATCGGTGTTTGTGGTTCTGTTAACCATTATTTTTGGCAAATGGCAGGCCGTGTTCTTTGTTACTTTGCTATCGGCTATTTTCTCGCAGTTTTCACAGCCTTCGGCGATGAAGCTGTTTAAACGGCACCTTTCCGCGGACCAATTGCAGACCGGAATGGCCATGTTTCAAACCATTATGGCCATTTTTATGATTATTGGACCGGTGCTGGGAACCTTTGTTTACCAGACCTTTGGCATTCATTTTGCCATTGGTGTAATGGGATTGATGTTTCTGCTGTCGGCCGGGGCCTTGTTCTTCCTGCCCCCGGACCAAACAACCGAAAAGGAGGAGCAAACCACCGATGTCTGGCAGGAGATGTTGGCCGGCTTCCGGTATGTTTGGTCAAACAAAGTTTTAAAAACGGTAGGAGGAACCTTCGTTATCAGCGGCCTGGCAGTAGGAGTCATTCAGCCCCTCAGTATCTTTATCGTGCTGGAACGATTGGGCCTGCCCAAGGAAAACGTTCAGTGGCTTTTGATGGCCAACGGAGCGGCTATGCTTATTGGCGGGGGCATGGTGATGAAGCTTGCCGGCAAGATGAGTCCCCAAAAACTGTTGGCCATCGGCTTTTTTGCCAGCGCCCTTTCCGTGGGGGGAATCGGCCTGTCCACAGAATTTATCCTGACAGTGGCTTTTGAATTCCTTAACGGACTCTTTTTCCCCTGTATTTATACCGGCATCAATACACTGATTTTACAGACCTCGGAAGAGGCCTTTATCGGCCGGGTGAACGGGGTGTTAAGCCCGTTGTTTATGGGAGCCATGGTCATCATGATGAGTTTGGCAGGGTGGTTGAAATCACAGTTTTCACTGTTGATCATCTTTGAAACGGCAGCCTTGCTGTTTCTGGTGGGGATGTTGCTATTGGTGCCGATTTTTAATGCAAGCACCGTCAGAAAATAA
- a CDS encoding sulfurtransferase TusA family protein gives MKRVVDARGLSCPEPVLLTRQVLQDGDVQEVAVLVDNKVAVENVTRMAESLGCGVLLGEQDSDFVLTLQRS, from the coding sequence ATGAAAAGAGTTGTGGATGCCAGGGGACTCTCTTGTCCTGAACCGGTGCTCCTGACCAGACAGGTTCTGCAGGATGGGGACGTTCAAGAGGTTGCGGTGCTGGTGGATAACAAAGTGGCTGTGGAAAATGTGACCCGGATGGCGGAGAGTTTAGGCTGCGGGGTTTTGCTGGGGGAACAGGACAGCGATTTTGTCTTGACCTTACAAAGAAGCTGA
- the yedE gene encoding YedE family putative selenium transporter, with the protein MQKHALIILSGLTLGALAVFLVLMGNPGNYGVCIACMLRDITGALGLHRAPVAQYLRPEIIGLSLGATLTALLTREFRTTGGSSPLLRFALGFVGMIGMLVFLGCPVRTVLRLAGGDLNAGVGLVGLVAGIILGTQFLKKGFSLGRAAKVSSANGSVFPLFMLGLLAAALIAPPFILASETGPGSLHAPLFLSLGAGVIIGVLAQRSRLCMAGGIRDAIFFKDYHLLYGFLAVFVAALLGNLLVGSFKLGFAGQPLAHTDGLWNFMGMLLAGLTAVLLGGCPLRQLVAASEGNTDAVITVLGLIAGAAFAHNFGLAASPTGVPPGGQVAVLLGLLFTLGIGLVVCKFKLGGEVKNEKSCGCQGTLLS; encoded by the coding sequence ATGCAAAAACACGCTTTAATCATTTTAAGCGGACTAACCCTGGGGGCGTTGGCCGTTTTTCTTGTTTTAATGGGCAATCCGGGGAATTACGGCGTTTGTATTGCCTGCATGCTAAGGGATATCACCGGTGCTCTGGGGCTACACCGGGCGCCGGTTGCTCAGTACCTGCGGCCGGAAATTATTGGCCTTAGCCTGGGGGCTACCCTTACCGCCCTGCTCACCAGGGAATTCCGAACCACCGGCGGCTCCAGCCCTCTGCTACGATTTGCCTTGGGTTTTGTGGGCATGATCGGTATGCTGGTATTTCTTGGCTGCCCTGTACGCACCGTTTTACGCCTGGCCGGTGGTGATTTGAACGCCGGTGTGGGCTTGGTGGGCCTGGTCGCCGGCATTATTTTAGGTACTCAGTTTCTCAAGAAAGGCTTTTCTTTGGGCCGGGCAGCGAAAGTATCGTCAGCCAACGGCTCTGTTTTTCCTCTCTTTATGCTTGGCTTGTTGGCCGCAGCACTCATTGCTCCCCCTTTCATTTTGGCCAGTGAAACCGGTCCCGGTTCCCTGCATGCACCCTTGTTCCTGTCCCTGGGAGCCGGCGTAATCATCGGGGTATTGGCCCAGCGTTCCAGACTTTGTATGGCCGGCGGCATTCGGGACGCCATCTTCTTTAAAGACTATCATTTATTGTATGGTTTTTTAGCGGTTTTCGTTGCTGCCCTGTTGGGCAATCTGCTGGTGGGAAGCTTTAAACTTGGCTTTGCCGGGCAGCCTCTGGCTCATACGGACGGCCTGTGGAATTTTATGGGCATGCTGCTGGCGGGTTTAACCGCCGTTCTTTTAGGCGGGTGCCCTCTGCGGCAGTTGGTGGCCGCCTCTGAAGGCAATACGGATGCGGTTATCACAGTACTTGGTTTAATTGCCGGAGCAGCCTTTGCACACAACTTCGGTCTGGCCGCAAGCCCTACGGGCGTTCCTCCGGGGGGACAGGTTGCCGTTCTTCTCGGTCTTCTCTTTACCCTGGGCATTGGCCTAGTAGTCTGTAAATTTAAGCTTGGGGGTGAAGTAAAAAATGAAAAGAGTTGTGGATGCCAGGGGACTCTCTTGTCCTGA
- a CDS encoding radical SAM protein, translating to MKSRHFLSLAFFGFKTILFRQKKPILATIILTDSCNLSCRHCAVNNITGRMLSYRDVLAEMQAFYREGVRILFFCGGETLLWQDGGKNIRDLMKEAKKMGFYLVNLVTNGTLELNIPEADVLFLSLDGNRESHNLIRGDTYDQIMRNLNRAENCNICIYMAVNKLNYRHIEEVCQQAKEHPHLRSISFNFHTPYPGTESLTLDAEEKRVAVAAIKKMIVKGMPIFNLPSALDTYLENHWSRPCHQCVVSENKQRYLCGRCVEIDGLCRQCGYLFAVEFSLLCAGNPRAIYEMLRTYLKYI from the coding sequence ATGAAAAGCAGACACTTTTTATCCCTGGCTTTTTTCGGATTCAAAACCATTTTATTTAGGCAAAAGAAACCCATTCTAGCAACCATTATTTTAACGGATTCCTGCAATTTAAGCTGCCGGCACTGCGCGGTCAACAACATCACCGGCCGCATGCTTTCTTATCGGGATGTACTGGCAGAAATGCAGGCTTTCTACCGGGAAGGCGTTCGCATTCTTTTCTTTTGCGGCGGCGAAACACTCCTTTGGCAGGATGGAGGAAAAAACATCCGGGACTTAATGAAAGAGGCCAAAAAGATGGGGTTTTACCTGGTGAATCTCGTTACCAACGGAACCCTGGAGCTCAATATCCCCGAAGCCGACGTGCTGTTCCTAAGCCTTGACGGCAATAGGGAGTCTCACAATTTAATCAGGGGGGACACCTATGATCAAATCATGCGGAATTTAAACCGGGCTGAAAACTGTAATATCTGCATCTATATGGCGGTGAACAAATTGAATTACCGTCATATTGAGGAGGTTTGTCAGCAGGCGAAAGAACATCCTCATCTTCGTTCCATCTCATTTAATTTTCATACTCCTTATCCGGGCACGGAATCCCTTACCCTTGATGCGGAGGAAAAAAGAGTGGCCGTTGCTGCCATCAAAAAAATGATCGTTAAAGGGATGCCCATTTTCAACCTCCCCTCCGCCCTGGATACTTATCTCGAAAACCACTGGTCCCGCCCCTGCCACCAATGTGTGGTGTCGGAAAACAAGCAACGATATCTTTGCGGCCGCTGTGTGGAAATTGACGGTCTTTGCCGGCAATGCGGTTATTTATTTGCCGTGGAGTTTTCTCTCCTCTGTGCCGGAAACCCCCGGGCAATTTATGAGATGTTAAGGACCTATCTCAAATATATCTAA